One Polaribacter sp. SA4-12 genomic window carries:
- a CDS encoding nucleoside phosphorylase, whose amino-acid sequence MSIKQSELILNPDGSVYHLNLRPEHIAKNIIFVGDQDRVDKISKHFDSIEFTTQKREFKTTTGTYKNKRFSVISTGIGPDNIDIVVNELDALVNIDLETRKPKEKLTSLNIVRIGTSGSLQADIPVDSFVIGSHGLDLNGMLHSYQIDTISNPDIEDAFVKHTNWSAKKSYPIIIENSKELENKLKSDKTFQGITATAGGFYGPQGRILRLAIQDNDLNHKIDSFKFNEHRITNLEMETSAIYGLSKLLGHNSCSINAIIANRADGTFSENPGKVVAELIEYALEKLVE is encoded by the coding sequence ATGTCTATAAAACAATCCGAACTTATCTTAAATCCTGATGGAAGTGTTTATCATCTAAATTTAAGACCAGAGCATATTGCTAAAAATATAATATTTGTTGGCGATCAAGATAGAGTTGATAAAATTTCGAAACACTTTGATTCTATAGAGTTTACAACTCAAAAACGTGAATTTAAAACCACAACAGGAACTTATAAAAACAAACGATTTTCAGTAATTTCTACTGGTATTGGGCCAGATAATATTGATATTGTTGTTAATGAATTAGATGCACTTGTAAACATCGATTTAGAAACAAGAAAACCAAAAGAGAAGCTGACTTCTTTAAATATTGTTAGAATCGGAACTTCGGGTTCATTACAAGCAGATATTCCTGTAGATTCTTTTGTTATTGGTTCTCATGGTTTAGATTTAAATGGAATGCTTCACTCCTACCAGATTGATACAATTTCGAATCCTGATATTGAAGATGCATTTGTAAAACACACCAATTGGAGTGCTAAAAAATCATATCCAATTATAATTGAGAATAGTAAAGAGTTAGAAAATAAATTAAAATCTGACAAAACTTTTCAGGGGATAACTGCCACTGCAGGTGGTTTTTACGGTCCTCAAGGAAGAATTTTACGTTTAGCGATACAAGACAATGATTTAAACCATAAAATTGATAGTTTCAAATTTAATGAACACAGAATTACCAATTTAGAAATGGAAACATCTGCTATTTATGGGTTGTCAAAATTATTAGGTCATAATTCATGTTCTATCAATGCAATTATTGCAAATAGAGCCGATGGTACTTTTAGTGAAAACCCAGGAAAAGTTGTGGCAGAGTTAATAGAATATGCACTTGAAAAATTAGTTGAATAA
- the rocD gene encoding ornithine--oxo-acid transaminase, which yields MAVLGKLTSQEAIELENKYGAHNYHPLPVVLSKGEGVYVWDAEGKRYYDFLSAYSAVNQGHCHPKIVDAMVNQAKTLTLTSRAFYNDVLGKYEKFATELFGFDKLLPMNTGAEAVETALKLARKWAYEVKGIDENKAEIIVCENNFHGRTTTIISFSNDPVARKNFGPYTKGFIKIEYDNLQALQEALESNKNIAAFLVEPIQGEAGVYVPSEGYLAAAKELCVKHNVLFIADEVQTGIARTGRLLATCGNCSCTEKNCSGTPEVKADILILGKALSGGAYPVSAVLANDSIMNVIQPGNHGSTFGGNPIAAAVAIAALEVVADEKLAENADYLGNIFRTELAAFANENELVKSVRGKGLLNAVLINDTEDSSTAWDICMKLRDNGLLAKPTHGNIIRFAPPLVMNEAQLMDCISIIKNTISEFKK from the coding sequence ATGGCTGTTTTAGGCAAACTGACTTCGCAAGAAGCAATCGAATTAGAGAACAAATATGGCGCACATAATTATCATCCACTTCCAGTGGTTTTGAGTAAAGGTGAAGGCGTGTATGTTTGGGATGCTGAAGGAAAAAGATATTATGATTTCTTGTCAGCATATTCTGCTGTAAATCAAGGGCATTGTCATCCGAAAATTGTGGATGCAATGGTAAATCAAGCAAAAACGTTAACATTAACTTCTCGCGCATTTTACAATGACGTGTTAGGTAAATATGAAAAATTTGCTACAGAGCTTTTTGGGTTCGATAAATTATTACCAATGAATACTGGTGCAGAAGCTGTAGAAACGGCATTGAAACTAGCAAGAAAATGGGCGTATGAAGTAAAAGGAATTGATGAAAATAAAGCAGAGATAATTGTTTGTGAAAACAACTTTCATGGAAGAACAACTACTATTATTTCTTTTTCTAATGATCCTGTTGCTAGAAAAAACTTTGGTCCTTATACAAAAGGATTTATTAAAATTGAATATGATAATCTACAAGCTTTACAAGAGGCTTTAGAAAGTAATAAAAACATTGCTGCATTTTTAGTAGAACCTATTCAAGGTGAAGCTGGAGTTTATGTTCCTTCTGAAGGATATTTAGCCGCTGCAAAAGAATTATGTGTAAAACACAATGTATTGTTTATTGCTGATGAAGTACAAACAGGAATTGCAAGAACAGGACGATTATTAGCCACTTGTGGAAATTGCTCTTGTACAGAGAAAAATTGTTCTGGAACTCCTGAGGTAAAAGCAGATATTTTAATTCTTGGTAAAGCATTGAGTGGTGGAGCATATCCTGTTTCTGCTGTTTTGGCAAATGATAGTATTATGAATGTGATTCAACCAGGAAATCATGGTTCTACGTTTGGTGGAAACCCAATTGCTGCTGCTGTTGCTATTGCTGCTTTAGAAGTGGTTGCTGACGAAAAATTAGCAGAAAATGCAGATTATTTAGGGAATATCTTTAGAACGGAATTAGCTGCTTTTGCAAATGAAAATGAGTTAGTAAAATCTGTAAGAGGTAAAGGGTTGTTAAATGCTGTTTTAATTAACGATACAGAAGATAGTTCTACTGCTTGGGATATTTGTATGAAACTTCGTGATAACGGATTATTAGCAAAACCTACACATGGAAACATTATTCGTTTTGCGCCACCTTTGGTCATGAATGAAGCTCAATTAATGGATTGTATTTCAATTATTAAGAACACAATTTCTGAGTTTAAGAAATAG
- a CDS encoding c-type cytochrome, protein MKKIILGIALVSLTLFSCTEKKDKKTSNKITLTAIEKGKKLFNSNTCNTCHKEQVKVIGPALKDIAAKYKIEEGNIVTFLQGKSKPIVDTKPGQTAIMQANLSITKPMKVENLKAISEYIMSIE, encoded by the coding sequence TTGAAAAAAATTATACTTGGTATTGCTTTGGTTTCCTTAACTCTTTTCAGTTGTACTGAAAAGAAGGATAAAAAGACTTCAAATAAAATAACACTTACTGCTATTGAAAAAGGAAAAAAACTTTTTAATAGCAATACCTGCAATACTTGTCATAAAGAACAAGTAAAAGTAATAGGTCCTGCTTTAAAAGATATCGCTGCAAAATACAAAATTGAAGAAGGTAATATTGTCACTTTTTTACAAGGAAAAAGCAAACCTATTGTAGACACAAAGCCTGGTCAGACAGCAATTATGCAAGCAAACCTTAGCATTACGAAACCAATGAAAGTAGAAAATTTAAAAGCTATTTCTGAATACATTATGAGTATCGAGTAG
- a CDS encoding DUF6048 family protein has protein sequence MYKYIISICLLFVFVDGFSQEQKKDTLIDSKTDSITYKTNYGLRLGIDISKPIKSQFSGTYSGLEIVGDYRIKKNLYIAAEVGYEEETSEEDYTNSTSKGNYIRLGFNYNAYQNWLDMNNEIFIGYRYGFSLFEQTLNSYTPNVNSQYFPANSITTPLTTSDLSAHWSELVFGLKVETFKNFFITFSGSYKVMMSVKEPDNFKTLYSPGFNRIFETGTGFGFNYTLTYLIPFKKK, from the coding sequence ATGTACAAATATATCATTAGCATTTGTTTACTTTTTGTTTTTGTTGATGGATTCTCACAAGAACAAAAAAAGGACACACTTATAGATTCTAAAACAGATTCTATTACTTATAAGACGAATTACGGATTAAGGTTAGGTATAGATATTAGCAAACCTATAAAATCACAATTTAGTGGTACTTATAGTGGTTTAGAAATTGTAGGAGATTATAGAATTAAAAAAAATCTATATATCGCTGCAGAAGTTGGTTATGAAGAAGAAACTAGCGAAGAAGATTATACAAACTCAACCTCAAAAGGAAATTATATAAGACTTGGTTTCAATTATAATGCTTACCAAAACTGGCTAGATATGAACAACGAAATCTTTATAGGATATCGTTATGGTTTTAGTCTTTTTGAGCAAACTTTAAATAGCTACACTCCTAATGTTAATTCGCAATATTTCCCTGCAAATAGCATTACGACTCCTTTAACAACATCCGATTTAAGTGCACATTGGTCAGAATTAGTTTTTGGTTTAAAAGTAGAAACATTTAAAAATTTCTTTATCACATTTAGTGGTTCTTACAAAGTTATGATGAGTGTAAAAGAACCAGATAATTTTAAAACATTGTATTCTCCAGGGTTTAATAGAATATTTGAAACCGGAACCGGTTTTGGATTTAACTATACACTTACCTACTTAATTCCTTTTAAAAAGAAATAA
- a CDS encoding isopenicillin N synthase family dioxygenase, which translates to MNKIPSVNLADFLSSDKSKKQQFIDEIGHAYENIGFVALKGHFLDDKLVESLYTEIKNFFDLPVETKEKYEIPGIGGQRGYVSFGKESAKGKKEGDLKEFWHFGQYVDSDSKYAKEYPENVTVNELAKFNEVGKETYQMLEKTAKYVLRSLALHLGLEETYFDNYIKNGNSILRPIHYPPIETEPKGAERAAAHGDINLITLLMGAQGKGLQVQNHKGDWIDAMAEPDEIMINVGDMLSRHSNNKLKSTIHRVVNPPKEMWGTSRYSIPFFMHPISDMKLDVLENCIDAENPKQFDDITAGEFLDQRLRELGLKK; encoded by the coding sequence ATGAATAAAATACCTAGTGTAAATTTAGCAGATTTCTTATCTTCAGATAAAAGCAAAAAGCAACAATTTATTGATGAAATTGGTCATGCCTACGAAAATATTGGTTTTGTAGCTTTAAAAGGTCATTTTTTAGATGATAAATTAGTAGAAAGTTTATATACCGAAATAAAAAACTTTTTTGATTTACCAGTTGAAACAAAAGAGAAATACGAGATTCCTGGAATTGGTGGTCAACGTGGTTATGTTTCTTTTGGTAAAGAATCTGCCAAAGGTAAAAAAGAAGGCGATTTAAAAGAATTTTGGCATTTCGGACAATATGTAGACAGTGATTCTAAATACGCAAAAGAGTATCCAGAAAACGTTACTGTAAACGAATTAGCTAAGTTTAATGAAGTTGGTAAAGAAACGTATCAAATGTTAGAGAAAACAGCTAAATACGTATTGCGTTCTTTAGCATTACACTTAGGTTTAGAAGAAACGTATTTTGATAATTATATTAAAAACGGGAATAGTATTTTACGCCCAATTCATTATCCACCAATAGAAACAGAACCTAAAGGTGCAGAAAGAGCAGCTGCTCATGGAGACATTAATTTAATTACTTTATTAATGGGCGCACAAGGAAAAGGATTACAAGTACAAAATCATAAAGGAGATTGGATTGATGCCATGGCAGAACCAGATGAAATTATGATAAATGTTGGTGATATGTTATCTCGCCACAGTAATAACAAACTAAAATCTACCATTCATAGAGTTGTAAATCCGCCAAAAGAAATGTGGGGAACTTCTCGTTATTCAATTCCGTTTTTTATGCATCCAATATCAGATATGAAACTAGATGTTTTAGAAAATTGTATTGATGCTGAAAACCCAAAACAGTTTGATGATATTACTGCAGGAGAATTTCTAGATCAACGTTTAAGAGAATTAGGATTGAAAAAATAG
- the rlmD gene encoding 23S rRNA (uracil(1939)-C(5))-methyltransferase RlmD: MPRRERNKFVKKNQVLELRIEDYAFGGKGIARIKSEEGSFVIFVPNTLPGQLVKAQINKSSKNYAEAKLIDVLEPSEDEVEVPFQDIPGAPYIQLPIELQHQYKKESTLTLFKKIGKVENIEDLFDEFVTSPNVFHYRNKMEYGFSAIGYDRVTKRDKDEFTLGFKRRGVWWMGDNLEKDSGLFDKQMEDSLKDIRQYCIETGLEPWHGPKKTGFFRYFVVRKSFKTDELLCNLVTTSPELENFDLQKFASFLKDIFGERLAGLLHTINDETGDRTIATSGTIDLVYGKDKVVEELLGLNFEISMKSFFQTNPKCAEKLYNKVVEYVLEDKSKVDNTVVMDLFCGTGTIGQIVASKSENAKIVGVDIVASAIEDAEKNAKRNNIEGLQFYAADVGKFLIAHPEYQDKIKTIILDPARAGIAPKTLQKIINLNADRMVYVSCNPATQARDTELLREAGYQMKKISLVDQFPHTSHIETVVLFEKS, encoded by the coding sequence ATGCCACGTAGAGAACGAAATAAATTTGTAAAGAAGAATCAAGTTTTAGAATTAAGAATTGAGGATTACGCTTTTGGAGGAAAAGGAATTGCAAGAATAAAATCTGAAGAAGGTAGTTTTGTCATTTTTGTTCCAAATACTTTACCAGGTCAATTGGTAAAAGCACAAATTAATAAATCGAGTAAAAACTATGCGGAAGCTAAATTAATAGATGTTTTAGAACCTTCTGAAGATGAAGTTGAAGTTCCGTTTCAAGACATTCCTGGAGCGCCTTACATTCAGCTACCTATAGAATTACAACATCAATATAAAAAAGAAAGTACGCTTACACTATTCAAAAAAATAGGAAAAGTAGAAAATATTGAAGATCTTTTTGATGAGTTTGTAACCTCGCCAAATGTATTTCACTATAGAAATAAAATGGAATATGGTTTTTCTGCTATTGGGTATGATAGAGTTACAAAACGCGATAAAGACGAATTCACTTTAGGTTTTAAAAGACGTGGAGTTTGGTGGATGGGAGATAATTTAGAGAAAGATTCTGGTTTGTTTGACAAGCAAATGGAAGACAGTCTAAAAGATATTAGACAATATTGTATTGAAACAGGTTTAGAACCTTGGCATGGACCAAAAAAGACAGGTTTCTTCAGATATTTTGTTGTTAGAAAATCTTTTAAAACAGATGAGTTATTATGCAACTTAGTAACAACATCACCCGAATTAGAAAATTTCGATTTACAGAAATTCGCTTCTTTTCTAAAAGACATTTTTGGAGAACGTTTAGCAGGTTTATTGCATACCATTAACGATGAAACTGGCGATAGAACAATTGCTACTTCTGGAACTATCGATTTAGTGTATGGAAAAGATAAAGTTGTAGAAGAGTTGTTAGGTTTAAATTTTGAAATTAGTATGAAAAGCTTTTTTCAAACAAACCCAAAATGTGCAGAAAAGCTATACAATAAGGTTGTAGAATATGTTTTAGAAGACAAATCTAAAGTAGACAATACGGTTGTTATGGATTTATTCTGTGGAACAGGGACTATTGGTCAGATTGTAGCTTCTAAAAGTGAAAACGCAAAAATTGTTGGTGTAGATATTGTTGCTTCGGCAATTGAAGATGCAGAAAAAAATGCAAAAAGAAATAATATAGAAGGTTTACAGTTTTATGCTGCAGATGTTGGTAAGTTCTTAATTGCACATCCTGAATATCAAGATAAAATAAAAACCATCATTTTAGATCCTGCTAGAGCAGGAATAGCACCAAAAACATTGCAAAAAATAATCAATTTAAACGCAGACAGAATGGTCTATGTTTCTTGTAATCCTGCAACGCAGGCAAGAGATACAGAATTGTTAAGAGAAGCTGGTTATCAAATGAAAAAAATTAGTTTGGTAGATCAATTTCCTCATACTTCTCATATTGAGACTGTTGTTTTGTTTGAGAAGAGTTAA
- a CDS encoding translation initiation factor yields the protein MDFKDQLKNLFPEHEETAEPVKEKSNIWLQDDPIICKYEKRKGKPITILEGYTGATSDFKMLAKEIKTKLSVGGSFKDDKIIIQGDFRDRIMTMLKDKGFKVKRVGG from the coding sequence ATGGATTTTAAAGATCAACTAAAAAACCTTTTTCCTGAGCACGAAGAAACTGCTGAACCTGTAAAAGAAAAGTCGAATATTTGGTTACAAGACGACCCAATTATTTGCAAATACGAAAAGCGAAAAGGAAAACCAATTACTATTTTAGAAGGTTATACTGGTGCAACATCAGACTTTAAAATGTTGGCAAAAGAAATAAAAACAAAACTTTCTGTTGGAGGAAGTTTTAAAGACGATAAAATCATTATTCAAGGAGATTTTAGAGACCGAATAATGACAATGTTAAAAGATAAAGGTTTCAAGGTGAAACGTGTAGGCGGTTAA
- a CDS encoding 4a-hydroxytetrahydrobiopterin dehydratase: protein MKKLSDKEIETRLENLIDWEYYDDALHTDFEFDNFKDCMSAMNRIAFECEALNHHPEWTNNYNTLDITLKTHDAYGVTELDFKLAEAINIIVEVEE from the coding sequence ATGAAAAAACTCTCAGATAAAGAAATTGAAACTCGATTAGAAAACCTTATTGATTGGGAGTATTATGATGATGCTTTACATACTGATTTTGAATTCGACAATTTTAAAGATTGTATGTCTGCAATGAATAGAATTGCTTTTGAATGCGAGGCTTTAAATCATCATCCAGAATGGACAAATAATTATAATACTTTAGACATCACACTAAAAACACACGATGCTTATGGTGTTACTGAATTAGATTTTAAATTAGCAGAAGCTATTAATATAATTGTAGAAGTTGAAGAGTAA
- a CDS encoding RNA polymerase sigma factor has protein sequence MKNIKKEIQRHLKLCNLAFFIVKDADVAKDIAQESWIIIIHKLETLQETSKFKSWAISIVNRRAIDWIRTNNRERIKLEKSFNESEKEDSFSKVDDTTAIKKVLLEAIEKLSVEHQMVLRLFYKESYSLKEISDLLQISIGTTKSRLFHAREKLKTKLKHSRHER, from the coding sequence TTGAAAAATATCAAAAAGGAGATACAAAGGCATTTAAAATTATGTAATCTGGCTTTTTTTATTGTAAAAGATGCGGATGTTGCTAAAGACATCGCGCAAGAAAGTTGGATCATCATTATTCATAAATTAGAAACTTTACAAGAGACAAGTAAATTTAAAAGTTGGGCAATTAGTATTGTAAACAGAAGAGCAATAGATTGGATAAGAACTAATAACAGAGAACGAATTAAATTAGAAAAAAGTTTTAATGAAAGTGAAAAAGAAGATTCATTTTCTAAGGTTGACGATACTACTGCTATTAAAAAAGTGCTTTTAGAAGCTATTGAAAAACTATCCGTAGAACATCAAATGGTGCTTCGTTTGTTTTATAAGGAAAGTTATAGTTTAAAAGAAATTAGTGATTTGCTACAGATTTCAATCGGAACCACAAAATCAAGATTATTTCACGCAAGAGAAAAATTAAAAACAAAATTAAAACATTCACGTCATGAAAGATAA
- a CDS encoding OmpA family protein, producing the protein MKKTIIYSLSILLLSTSIISCEAVKNASNTQKGATIGTAAGAILGAVIGNNVGNGKNSELGAILGGVIGGVTGGVIGNKMDKQAREIEEALPGAQVERVGEGIMLTLGENAVRFNTNKSTLSATAKTNLDKLVPVLSNYKNTNIVIYGYTDSTGKVEYNQALSAKRASSVKSYLGAKGIDIARIETKGLGVNDPIASNETEEGRSKNRRVEFAIVANEEMVKQAEKEAGQ; encoded by the coding sequence ATGAAAAAAACAATAATTTATAGTTTATCAATATTACTTTTATCTACAAGCATTATATCTTGTGAAGCTGTTAAAAACGCAAGTAATACTCAAAAAGGTGCTACTATTGGTACAGCAGCAGGTGCAATTTTGGGCGCTGTAATTGGTAATAATGTCGGAAATGGTAAAAATTCTGAATTAGGTGCTATTTTAGGAGGTGTAATTGGTGGTGTTACTGGTGGTGTTATTGGTAACAAAATGGATAAGCAAGCAAGAGAAATTGAAGAAGCATTACCTGGAGCTCAAGTAGAAAGAGTTGGTGAGGGTATTATGTTGACTTTAGGTGAAAATGCCGTTCGTTTTAACACAAATAAATCTACTTTATCTGCAACTGCAAAAACTAATTTAGACAAATTGGTTCCTGTTCTTAGTAATTATAAAAACACTAATATTGTTATTTATGGTTATACAGATAGCACTGGTAAAGTTGAATACAACCAAGCACTTTCTGCTAAAAGAGCTAGTTCTGTAAAAAGTTATTTAGGAGCTAAAGGAATTGATATTGCAAGAATTGAAACCAAAGGTTTAGGTGTAAATGATCCTATTGCTTCTAACGAAACAGAAGAAGGAAGAAGTAAAAATAGACGTGTAGAATTTGCGATTGTAGCAAATGAAGAAATGGTAAAACAAGCAGAAAAAGAAGCAGGACAATAA
- a CDS encoding DUF6768 family protein encodes MKDNIEEIDQLIKETLTQEESKFYDGLEEQDLFASVKGLFNGKLKWMISLLFFVNFIILGFLIYSMMQFFEATTTFELIKWAAASFLCILMMSMLKLFSWMQMNKNALLREIKRLELLMISSQKK; translated from the coding sequence ATGAAAGATAATATAGAAGAAATAGACCAATTAATTAAAGAAACGTTAACCCAAGAAGAATCTAAATTTTACGATGGTTTAGAAGAACAAGATTTGTTTGCAAGTGTAAAAGGATTGTTTAATGGCAAACTAAAATGGATGATAAGCCTCTTATTCTTTGTCAACTTTATCATATTAGGTTTTTTAATTTATTCAATGATGCAGTTTTTTGAAGCAACAACAACTTTCGAATTGATAAAATGGGCAGCTGCAAGTTTTTTATGCATATTAATGATGTCTATGTTAAAACTTTTTTCTTGGATGCAAATGAACAAGAATGCCTTACTTAGAGAAATAAAGAGATTAGAATTATTGATGATTTCTTCTCAAAAAAAGTAA
- a CDS encoding DUF6452 family protein, giving the protein MRKIMFLLGILLLINTSCEKDDFCLKNPVTESLVINFYDDSNKETLKNVTELSVWAEGKTDFIYENQTINTITIPLNSLTTETVYNFSKEGVINQFTITYTPVEEYVSRSCGYKVVFNEVTFSSDNTWIKSFTPETLTTIENQDEAHVQIYH; this is encoded by the coding sequence ATGAGAAAAATAATGTTTCTTTTAGGTATCCTTTTACTCATAAATACGTCTTGTGAAAAAGATGATTTTTGTTTAAAAAACCCTGTAACTGAAAGTTTAGTTATAAACTTTTATGATGATTCAAATAAAGAAACTTTAAAGAATGTTACAGAATTATCTGTTTGGGCAGAAGGAAAAACAGACTTTATTTATGAAAATCAGACTATAAATACGATTACCATACCATTAAATAGTCTTACAACAGAAACTGTCTATAATTTTTCAAAAGAGGGTGTTATAAATCAGTTTACAATAACCTACACTCCTGTAGAAGAATACGTTTCTAGATCTTGCGGTTACAAAGTAGTTTTTAATGAGGTTACTTTTTCATCAGATAATACTTGGATTAAAAGTTTTACTCCAGAGACATTAACAACAATAGAAAATCAAGATGAAGCACATGTACAAATATATCATTAG
- a CDS encoding DUF1835 domain-containing protein has protein sequence MSSSILHITNGDSTTNYLKKLHFSGDFITWREMLCEGKTTTDVGSETFWKNRFSFLKSSYNISKKKFINYTLKEYRNLCNKKETKEIVLWFEHDLFCQINMIAVISWLKKYRKGYHISLVCSGKIKGSKKLKGLSELTENQIHQHYKNRVDLTQDDIEYADYIWELYCSDSPLRLEAVYKFNPMSPFQYLAAAIEAHLLRFPSIKNGLNSIENTILETANTHQLSSKDELVHKLLKNQTTYGFGDIQYEHQIEQLQKLFTSFNPVKLSRKGKKVLENQMNFYSELRDENSYLGGAKKYSFLFNNQSEKLLQITS, from the coding sequence ATGAGTTCTTCTATTCTACATATAACCAATGGAGATAGTACTACAAACTATCTAAAAAAACTTCATTTTTCAGGAGATTTTATTACCTGGAGAGAAATGTTGTGTGAAGGAAAAACAACAACAGATGTTGGTAGTGAAACCTTCTGGAAAAACAGATTTTCTTTTTTAAAATCTTCCTATAATATTAGTAAAAAAAAGTTTATTAATTACACACTTAAAGAATACAGAAACCTCTGTAATAAAAAAGAAACCAAAGAAATAGTGTTGTGGTTTGAGCACGATTTATTTTGTCAAATTAACATGATTGCTGTTATTAGTTGGTTAAAAAAATACAGAAAAGGATATCATATTTCTTTAGTTTGTAGTGGAAAAATAAAAGGTTCAAAAAAACTAAAAGGTTTGTCTGAACTTACTGAGAATCAAATTCATCAACATTACAAAAATAGAGTAGATTTAACACAAGATGATATTGAGTACGCAGACTATATTTGGGAATTATATTGTTCTGATAGTCCATTAAGGTTAGAAGCTGTTTATAAGTTTAACCCAATGTCACCATTTCAATATTTAGCAGCAGCTATAGAAGCACATTTATTAAGATTTCCTTCCATTAAAAATGGCTTAAATTCAATTGAAAATACAATTTTAGAAACTGCAAATACACACCAACTTTCATCTAAAGATGAATTAGTTCATAAATTATTAAAAAACCAAACTACCTATGGTTTTGGAGATATCCAATACGAACACCAAATAGAACAATTACAAAAGTTATTTACTTCTTTTAATCCTGTAAAATTATCTCGAAAAGGCAAAAAAGTATTAGAAAACCAAATGAATTTTTATAGTGAACTTCGTGATGAAAATTCGTATCTTGGTGGAGCAAAAAAATATAGTTTTTTATTCAATAATCAATCCGAAAAACTATTACAAATTACATCATAA
- a CDS encoding DUF5362 family protein, producing MINNPITQLEQLTLTGASKNFLKETARWAKFLAIIGFILIGLMLVFAAFSTTIFDMAAKMQPGIPDNLGLIMAITYLVLAIIYFFPVYYLLQFSNKMKKAISTKNDETLANAFEMLKSHYKFIGVFTVITLSLYVLLFIVSLMGAL from the coding sequence ATGATAAATAATCCTATTACACAATTAGAGCAGCTAACGTTAACTGGTGCTTCAAAAAACTTTTTAAAAGAAACTGCTAGATGGGCAAAATTCTTAGCTATTATAGGTTTTATTTTAATCGGATTGATGTTGGTTTTTGCCGCTTTTTCTACCACAATTTTTGATATGGCTGCGAAAATGCAACCAGGAATTCCAGATAATTTAGGGTTAATAATGGCAATTACGTATTTAGTTTTAGCAATTATCTACTTTTTTCCTGTGTATTATTTACTACAGTTTTCTAACAAAATGAAAAAAGCAATTTCTACAAAAAATGATGAAACATTAGCAAACGCTTTTGAGATGTTAAAATCACATTATAAGTTTATTGGTGTGTTTACCGTTATAACATTGTCTTTATATGTTTTGTTATTTATTGTTTCTTTAATGGGAGCTTTATAA